In Sandaracinaceae bacterium, the following are encoded in one genomic region:
- a CDS encoding SulP family inorganic anion transporter gives MLDRLKEQWLQTPRADLLAGAVVALALIPEAIAFSIIAGVDPAVGLYASFCIAVIIAFAGGRPAMISAATGAMALVVVPLVQQHGLPYLLAATIFTGVIQIVFGLLKLGRYMRFVPKAVMTGFVNSLAILIFLAQLPQLAGGGVMTYAMVIAGLGIIYGLPRITKAIPSPMVAILALTALTWTFGWDVRTVGDLGALPSGLPMLALPAVPLSLETLAIIAPYSFALALVGLIESLLTAKIVDEATETESDKHRESRGQGIANIVAGFFGGMAGCAMIGQSVINVKSGGRSRLSTLAAGVILLILVVGLGQWVARIPMPALVAVMVMVSISTFDWSSIPRLVVMPRSEAIVLVVTVAVVVTTHDLSKGVIAGVVLSALFFARVVGKLITVAREEDAANGVCTYRVQGQLFFVSVDDLLGAIRFEAAFPLVVLDLSDSHIWDDSAVAAIDKIVLRLRALGVRVELRGMNEASASLLGKLAAHDEGASQAPGH, from the coding sequence GTGCTCGATCGCTTGAAGGAGCAGTGGCTCCAAACCCCTCGCGCCGATCTCCTGGCCGGCGCCGTCGTCGCTCTCGCCCTCATCCCCGAGGCCATCGCGTTCTCGATCATCGCCGGCGTCGATCCGGCGGTGGGGCTCTACGCCTCGTTCTGCATCGCGGTGATCATCGCGTTCGCGGGCGGCCGCCCCGCCATGATCTCGGCCGCCACCGGCGCGATGGCGCTCGTCGTGGTGCCGCTCGTGCAGCAGCACGGCCTGCCGTACCTGCTGGCCGCGACGATCTTCACCGGCGTCATCCAGATCGTCTTCGGGCTGCTCAAGCTCGGGCGCTACATGCGCTTCGTGCCGAAGGCGGTGATGACGGGCTTCGTCAACTCGCTCGCCATCCTGATCTTCCTCGCCCAGCTCCCGCAGCTCGCGGGCGGCGGCGTGATGACCTACGCGATGGTGATCGCCGGGCTCGGCATCATCTACGGCCTGCCGCGGATCACGAAGGCGATCCCCTCGCCGATGGTGGCCATCCTCGCGCTCACCGCGCTGACCTGGACCTTCGGGTGGGACGTGCGCACGGTCGGTGACCTCGGCGCGCTCCCGAGCGGGCTGCCGATGCTCGCGCTGCCCGCGGTGCCGCTCAGCCTCGAGACGCTGGCCATCATCGCGCCCTACTCCTTCGCGCTGGCGCTGGTCGGCCTCATCGAGAGCCTCCTGACGGCGAAGATCGTCGACGAGGCGACCGAGACCGAGAGCGACAAGCACCGCGAGTCGCGCGGGCAGGGCATCGCCAACATCGTCGCCGGCTTCTTCGGCGGCATGGCGGGCTGCGCGATGATCGGGCAGTCGGTCATCAACGTGAAGTCCGGCGGACGCAGCCGGCTGTCGACCCTCGCGGCCGGCGTGATCCTCCTGATCCTCGTGGTCGGGCTCGGCCAGTGGGTGGCGCGCATCCCGATGCCGGCCCTCGTGGCCGTGATGGTCATGGTCTCGATCAGCACCTTCGACTGGTCGTCGATCCCGCGCCTGGTGGTGATGCCGCGCAGCGAGGCGATCGTGCTCGTGGTGACGGTGGCGGTGGTGGTGACCACGCACGACCTCTCCAAGGGCGTGATCGCGGGCGTGGTCCTGAGCGCGCTCTTCTTCGCGCGCGTGGTCGGCAAGCTCATCACGGTGGCGCGCGAGGAGGACGCGGCGAACGGCGTCTGCACCTACCGCGTGCAGGGCCAGCTCTTCTTCGTGTCGGTCGACGATCTGCTCGGCGCGATCCGCTTCGAGGCCGCGTTCCCGCTCGTGGTCCTCGATCTCAGCGACTCGCACATCTGGGACGACTCCGCGGTGGCCGCGATCGACAAGATCGTGCTCCGCCTGCGCGCGCTCGGCGTGCGCGTGGAGCTGCGCGGCATGAACGAGGCGTCGGCGTCCCTGCTCGGCAAGCTCGCCGCGCACGACGAGGGCGCGTCGCAGGCG